The sequence CCGCGAGCTGCAGCATGTCGCTCACCGGCGGCAGCCCCTGCACGCCTGGATTCGAGTCGGGCAGAAAGTCGACGTTGTGCACGCCTAACGACAACGTGAATCGGATCACGTCGCCGCGATGGGCCTCGATGTCGTTCGGCTCGAACCGGCTGCCCTTGTCGTCGGCGATCAGCTGGACCGTGATCACGCGACGGCCGGGGTCGGGGGTCTGCGGACCGGCCGCGGCGGGCGCCGCCGGTGTGGCAGCGGCCGGCGACGCCTGAGCGGAGTCGCCGGAGGCCGGCGCGGTGCCGCCGCAGGCAGCGGTCGCCAGGAGGGCGGCCAACGCCGCAGCGGCAGCGAACATGGTCTTGCGTGCAATCGCATTCGACATGATGGAGTTCTCTCGCAAGGGATGGATGGTAGGACGGGCGATCAGAAGTCCTTTCGCCGGAAGAGCCGCGCGCCTAACAGAGCGGGGATGGCCGCCCAGGCGGCGAGCAACGCGGCCGCGATGGCCGTGCCGGCCGGGGCGCTGAACAGGCGCGTGAACGATGCGCCCGTGTAGCCCATGAGCGCCGAAATGTCGAGGTGCATGAGCATGACCACGCGCGCGAGGTCGATCGGATTGGCGAGCGTCGCCACGAGCAGCGGGCGTTCGAGCGGCGCGCCGGCCAGTGCGGTCGCGGCCACGAGCACCACG is a genomic window of Gemmatimonadaceae bacterium containing:
- a CDS encoding plastocyanin/azurin family copper-binding protein; the protein is MSNAIARKTMFAAAAALAALLATAACGGTAPASGDSAQASPAAATPAAPAAAGPQTPDPGRRVITVQLIADDKGSRFEPNDIEAHRGDVIRFTLSLGVHNVDFLPDSNPGVQGLPPVSDMLQLAGQTYDVKVTLPKGHYYFQCDPHAALGMRGHLEVED